One region of Triticum aestivum cultivar Chinese Spring chromosome 6B, IWGSC CS RefSeq v2.1, whole genome shotgun sequence genomic DNA includes:
- the LOC123138708 gene encoding putative receptor-like protein kinase At4g00960, whose product MELANKFEHTSATTREFTFEFLEQITDNFSDEHVIGRGGYGVVYKGVLENGEEIALKKLHYMPGLGDTQFRNEFNNLMRAQHPNITRLVGYCYHLGHQRIKYKGEYIFAHVEERVLCFEYLQGGSLDKHISDESCGLDWQTRFKIIKGVCLGLNYLHNGSKDPIYHLDLKPANILLDKNMVPKIGDFGLSRLFPSAQTYITINIIGTPGYMPPEYIDRNEITSKYDVFSLGVIIIRIMAGDEGYSKCAHMSSQEFLEHIHENWRKQFQGTMLSHTSDQVKTCIEIALRCVQVDREKRPTIAKIVDELNKVSNFGSKPALNQNTVSGKHLD is encoded by the exons ATGGAATTGGCAAACAAGTTCGAACATACAAGTGCAACGACAAGGGAGTTTACATTTGAGTTCTTGGAACAAATTACAGACAATTTTTCTGATGAGCACGTCATTGGTCGTGGTGGGTATGGAGTAGTTTACAAG GGGGTACTAGAAAATGGGGAAGAGATTGCTCTCAAAAAGCTCCATTACATGCCGGGGCTTGGTGACACGCAATTTAGGAATGAATTTAATAACCTTATGAGGGCCCAACATCCAAATATTACCCGGTTGGTTGGCTATTGCTATCATCTAGGACATCAACGCATTAAGTACAAAGGTGAATATATTTTTGCCCATGTGGAAGAAAGAGTTCTCTGCTTCGAATACTTGCAAGGTGGAAGCCTTGACAAGCATATTTCTG ATGAATCATGTGGACTCGATTGGCAGACACGTTTCAAAATTATTAAGGGAGTTTGTCTGGGTTTGAATTACCTTCATAATGGATCCAAAGATCCGATTTACCATCTTGACTTGAAACCTGCTAATATATTGCTGGACAAGAACATGGTCCCGAAAATTGGAGATTTTGGTTTGTCAAGACTCTTCCCTTCAGCACAAACCTATATCACTATCAACATTATAGGAACACC TGGATACATGCCACCAGAATACATTGATAGAAACGAAATCACATCAAAGTATGATGTATTCAGCCTGGGTGTTATAATCATACGGATAATGGCAGGAGATGAGGGCTACTCCAAATGCGCACATATGTCTTCGCAAGAATTTCTTGAGCAT ATACATGAAAACTGGAGAAAACAGTTTCAGGGAACAATGTTGTCACATACATCAGATCAAGTTAAGACATGCATCGAAATAGCATTAAGGTGTGTGCAGGTTGACCGTGAGAAAAGGCCTACCATAGCCAAGATTGTCGATGAACTAAACAAG